The following coding sequences are from one Clarias gariepinus isolate MV-2021 ecotype Netherlands chromosome 19, CGAR_prim_01v2, whole genome shotgun sequence window:
- the cdk5rap2 gene encoding CDK5 regulatory subunit-associated protein 2 isoform X2 produces the protein MDSVVGEDQTLPFDINGSCSISRLPDSLNSAELSMDMTAPMFPGQKMSPTKAMTMKDYENQITALKKENFNLKLRIYFLEERVQQKCDDSTEEIYKTNIELKVEVESMKRDLAEKQELLVSASKALESLANRDSGEGLRVRAQREMDALREAFSARIRDLEESLRCAEEEAEKMASIAEQQKLKSLGLEKELEAFTQSRPLHDAGSAPGQDHKLQQTLQEKDRVIERLQESIKNQDTLIGELRKNDQDKPVAEQMIQLNTLIGQKNAEVQALKEELDREREKADEEIKVCAVKQDELNLLQQKTRQLSEELNSTKSSSQTLKHKLEEIDRENKTLSGQLEERENELAAEKKNALKRDKTIQGLSILLKEKERQVDELYRNLEEKDQALTKAREALHKAQLQKYQGGEEQQAMMQSQHAELSRLQAECHSSLLELQRLQRALSSKDAQLELLQQDKLQLENELELLQQYKRKGDKTINDLQNQLKKLSGELAERENLLENQRQSQQELTQTTEHKLQSTIQHLTTNLTKKEQQLQDYMRMVQDLEQDRASAGSDVMLAKLREKLREKEKALEKALEDKFVAVEEKENEIHLLQLSMREKERDSERLKNLLAHNQETVNSFDELLKEKDMELQQLLNSLKNLQRSKQESEENLQRALREKDSIIQQLQHALQLKTKDMEDMASTVLSHSESQGRDVAEQMGQRLKVTEAMLAEAVKHRERLVCENQTAVENLLATISSKDQLLKESAERHARALAERSGELQDLRRQLAETQLQLSNAQNLSAALNEKDLLINKLLDHAQDRDPSLTEIKVVDAPQVVELRHTISVLQQRLEEKEAELSQQYSEDNLETSLTVSKKPAVILKKELAQKTDALNSALKRENKLKMSLAEIQSTVSELEGQLEGQTANLQSLKSTISTKDEIITELQQRLAQMGLRQSATAVDQQSPLYGEELNFRSLPQRESTIIGGDRQQQDVSLGDLCSEQAELNHILREEHQIYTKLVQTVKEQDSAQRLHALQLELAAVALLRQQLEDGVGNNNELREQLRQEIQRVNQREGADPAELENMRDALEEAQRWNASLQARLGQIQSRGGGVGQANDKDDSLSLIGEQTSYMSICIGEGQEEDLQHLSVEQLRLKVSELQAVNAELQKRLALAESDDTGDARRESQGHHDLNGFSPPSKQQQELTRPLAVNANEGPTSPGVKETADESFKAQRRMASSPLPKKDNGNSSFAQIPKGETEQAELASLLEDCGAESVPQLRKQINKLRSEMSKLGVLLKEENPGEFRESTESSGDNDKHDNLHQTVKVLRSEARRHRKVVRLLKAQLQHNTKANTDSEPGVDTKLLDSMAEKMERLREEYEITQRHAASLEDRIKEMQNGERNEGREREEEKERKKKGRPDQSRKSNKNLKHAAYTKSRLPVAVRPTKQRDRNERETEESTEHFSTTDSEQPSVRSRALSDAVLQSSPGSSLDALSDSDSRRNTQPEQAEQNCNARQHSKTVSDFPQSELLSQLELLNQECQEKESLISQLQFQMRNWEGLQAELQEKERINGQYLEALHAAESTIAYLTACNLDSESGLGQTGLGSDPSLQQQCTELEKDVQEKDQINAQLLECLNMVEAAIASLISADMPVSHFSGQNDPQALCDRLEGLLSQIKVLQEQKNTSTGTLKELHFPDGSSVPDLQRQAETLQESLLEQCRLNAELQEKLRTAEETITKLSAQHTGATKGQELICSHKCASPQQETVHEYEEGQHRLAACLAECIAAAEQAVGSLADYGSRSDQVPHTPEISTNTDLEQNFDRLQRALLERDKFGHPGSADMSHSTIVGPLQHQPVQHVLQSSGAAQQKTSTPISQGQQKKGQENISESWDPDHSGSPNLNLHKNLTLLVQIFKHYAQKVRELEEALKVEQGRGLKGGDGQNPEDVAQLRSLQRALKEKQKMCQKLEEKLATAQSIIALQGSSKRDKNSERRKAPHGERDDKGIQVDAQDLGYETSGRSETEVEREEGSSTDVDGVVGLDPALSGFTSADNLDTTASSPSYPSSPDLSSPRPHDPKSGPKSAHIDELLQLRAQVESQHKVIAHLRRLLPKKYPTSKVLSVTSGTASCEEEEERAATKAQISHLPTELEREHTINRSNCNSPSKMESLVQSQARELCELREQIRVSRTLGVQQRRQLLELREALEDLMQPNDRQSTPYATLQKHLDRSLCLFDKLDQAEKDDRVEKDEPLSRELAQRLTTELQEKEKLIQQLKDQLHGKVYSMHQELESEMSDRMSNDSTVSVHDSLHEFHTPTSRRATEGMKKSSVKCVPDAEPRPSPVCVEDDLNRSRCDEANLFNLQCDNGRLQEQLRKSEELNATLRSELDLTHSILAHTQSQSPTETKHAHTQSSSLVTHSQSQAPDSQQAQQEAAHASISPDLLMEHLQEVRALRQRLEETIRTNERLREQLERKLQQAERDPADTHIFISGSQDSTKLNSDVRYLWAQNHTLKEQLNQAARDKQKENDCLRETLSRRTAKLELSRKECETLREECAHLQNSLFRLQCEQNLQKQQLADTQQLLQSVQVELQVHEQIRSSIHTHTEEERGGSESSEVDLRELLSEVRSLRLQLERSIQTNTALRHKLEQQLVSQPDPPSTININYLLSQADEGVNSEMLRQHSHTDLSSVAYDSGSSEQGGSPTLSRLVPGHRLWADRHGRHVLGLIEDYSALSKQIREAKRITAAMDQQLQDRLVECAGFSGSVSTMQQVLEEAGRLLKLLWRVSLPAGDHTHTQQNEVLRSEITQLKSRLSQQERMLTGAVKRLRSTNQLKEGMERIIIDQLSVTHRVLKKARGNLESKYFNVFGIKDLQMEGNPTECAVTSQQGDNPS, from the exons CTGCAGTATATCCAGACTGCCGGATTCTCTGAACAGTGCAGAACTCAGCATGGACAtgacag CTCCCATGTTCCCCGGGCAGAAGATGTCGCCAACCAAAGCCATGACGATGAAGGACTATGAGAAT cAAATTACAGCTTTGAAAAAAGAGAACTTCAACCTCAAGTTGAGGATCTACTTCCTGGAGGAACGCGTGCAGCAAAAATGTGATGATTCTACTGAGGAAATTTACAAAACG AACATTGAGTTAAAGGTGGAGGTGGAATCTATGAAAAGGGACCTTGCAGAGAAACAGGAGCTGCTTGTGTCCGCGTC GAAAGCACTAGAGAGTTTAGCCAACAGAGATTCTGGGGAAGGCCTGAGGGTGCGTGCTCAGAGAGAGATGGATGCACTCCGCGAAGCTTTCAGTGCCAGGATCAGAGACCTGGAGGag TCTCTGCGTTGtgcagaagaagaagcagaGAAGATGGCTTCCATTGCTGAGCAACAGAAGCTTAAAAGTTTAGGTCTGGAAAAAGAACTGGAGGCTTTTACTCAATCCAGACCACTGCATGATGCTGGCTCCGCCCCTGGGCAGGACCACAAACTCCAGCAGACTCTGCAGGAAAAAGATCG TGTAATTGAGCGCCTCCAGGAATCCATCAAGAACCAGGACACTCTGATTGGAGAGCTTCGGAAGAATGACCAGGACAAGCCAGTCGCAGAGCAGATGATCCAGCTCAACACTCTGATTGGCCAAAAGAATGCAGAAGTACAG GCTCTAAAAGAAGAGTTAGATCGTGAGCGAGAAAAAGCAGACGAGGAAATCAAG GTGTGTGCAGTGAAGCAGGATGAGCTGAACCTGCTACAGCAGAAGACCAGACAGCTGAGTGAAGAGCTTAACTCCACCAAGAGCAGCAGtcaaacattaaaacacaagCTGGAGGAGATTGACAGAGAGAACAAG ACCCTTTCTGGACAGCTTGAAGAGAGGGAGAATGAGTTGGCTGCAGAAAAGAAAAACGCTCTAAAACGGGACAAGACCATTCAGGGCCTTAGCATCCTTCTTAAAGAGAAGGAACGACAG gTGGATGAACTGTACAGAAATCTAGAGGAGAAAGATCAGGCCTTAACCAAGGCCAGGGAGGCCCTTCACAAAGCCCAGCTACAGAAATACCAG ggtGGGGAGGAACAACAGGCCATGATGCAGTCCCAGCATGCTGAGCTGTCTCGTCTACAGGCGGAGTGCCATTCGTCCCTGCTGGAGCTTCAGAGGTTGCAGCGTGCACTCAGCAGCAAAGACGCACAACTGGAGCTGCTGCAACAAGACAAACTTCAGCTGGAGAATGAGCTGGAGTTGCTGCAGCAGTACAAAAGAAAAGGGGACAAGACCATTAAT GACCTGCAGAACCAGCTGAAAAAGCTGAGTGGAGAGCTGGCAGAACGCGAGAACCTTCTAGAAAATCAACGGCAATCTCAGCAGGAGCTAACCCAAACGACAGAACATAAACTGCAGAGCACGATACAACACCTGACCACTAACCTCACAAAGAAAGAGCAACAGTTACAg gaCTACATGCGAATGGTGCAGGACCTGGAGCAGGATCGAGCTTCAGCTGGAAGTGATGTAATGCTGGCCAAGCTCAGAGAGAAGCTGAGGGAAAAAGAGAAGGCCCTGGAG AAAGCACTTGAAGATAAGTTTGTGGCCGTGGAAGAAAAGGAGAATGAAATCCATCTGCTTCAGCTGAGcatgagagagaaggaaagagattCTGAGCGCCTGAAGAACCTGCTTGCACACAATCAGGAGACTGTAAAT AGCTTTGATGAATTATTGAAGGAGAAAGACATGGAGTTGCAGCAGCTGCTGAACTCATTGAAAAACTTGCAGCGCTCCAAGCAGGAGAGTGAAGAGAACCTGCAAAGAGctctgagagagaaagattcCATCATCCAGCAGCTCCAACATGCACTGCAGCTTAAAACTAAAGACATGGAG GACATGGCTAGTACAGTTCTTAGTCATTCAGAGTCTCAAGGACGCGATGTGGCAGAGCAGATGGGTCAGAGGTTAAAGGTTACAGAGGCCATGTTGGCCGAGGCAGTGAAGCACAGAGAGAGGCTAGTGTGTGAAAACCAGACCGCTGTGGAAAACCTACTTGCCACCATCAGTAGCAAAGACCAGCTGCTGAAG GAGAGTGCTGAACGACATGCACGGGCTCTTGCTGAGCGATCGGGAGAGTTGCAGGATCTGCGCAGACAGCTCGCAGAAACTCAGCTGCAACTCAGCAATGCTCAGAACCTTAGCGCTGCACTAAATGAGAAGGACCTCCTCATCAAT aAGCTGTTGGATCATGCTCAGGACAGAGATCCCTCTCTAACTGAGATAAAGGTGGTAGATGCTCCTCAGGTGGTTGAGCTCAGACATACCATTAGTGTGCTACAGCAGAGATTGGAAGAGAAAGAGG CTGAGCTGTCTCAGCAGTACAGTGAGGACAACTTGGAGACATCTCTTACAGTCAGTAAGAAACCTGCTGTAATACTGAAGAAAGAGCTTGCCCAGAAAACAGATGCTCTCAACAGTGCTCTGAAGAGAGAAAACAAGCTTAAG ATGTCACTTGCTGAGATTCAGTCCACTGTGTCAGAGCTGGAGGGCCAACTAGAGGGCCAAACGGCCAATCTTCAGTCTCTTAAATCCACTATCAGTACTAAAGACGAAATTATTACG GAGCTACAGCAGCGCTTGGCCCAGATGGGGTTAAGGCAGTCAGCTACAGCCGTCGATCAGCAGTCCCCCCTCTATGGGGAGGAGCTCAACTTCCGCTCTCTTCCCCAGAGAGAAAGTACCATCATTGGAGGAGATAGACAGCAGCAG GACGTGTCGCTGGGTGACCTGTGCTCAGAGCAGGCAGAGCTCAACCACATCCTCAGGGAAGAGCACCAGATCTACACCAAACTTGTTCAAACGGTCAAAGAGCAAGACAG tgCTCAGCGGCTACATGCATTACAGTTGGAACTTGCTGCTGTGGCACTTCTCAGGCAGCAGCTGGAAGATGGCGTCGGTAACAACAACGAGCTCCGAGAGCAGCTGCGGCAAGAAATCCAGAGAGTTAATCAGAGAGAAG GTGCAGACCCTGCAGAGCTTGAGAACATGCGAGATGCTCTGGAAGAAGCTCAGCGTTGGAACGCTTCTCTACAAGCCAGACTTGGCCAGATCCAgagcagaggaggaggagtagGGCAGGCCAACGACAAGG ATGACTCACTGAGTCTGATTGGGGAACAGACATCCTATATGAGTATATGTATAGGGGAGGGGCAAGAAGAAGACCTACAGCATCTATCTGTGGAACAACTCAGACTAAAG GTCTCAGAGCTACAGGCAGTAAATGCAGAGCTGCAGAAACGGTTGGCGCTGGCAGAGAGTGATGATACGGGTGATGCTAGGAGAGAGTCACAGGGCCATCATGACCTAAATGGATTTTCACCCCCCAgcaag CAGCAGCAGGAACTGACCAGACCACTAGCTGTTAATGCTAATGAGGGACCAACCTCCCCCGGTGTAAAG GAGACAGCTGATGAAAGTTTTAAAGCTCAAAGAAGAATGGCAAGTTCTCCCTTGCCGAAGAAAGATAATGGAAACTCCTCATTTGCTCAGATACCCAAGGGTGAGACTGAGCAAGCAGAACTTGCATCTTTACTTGAAGACTGTGGAGCAGAATCTGTTCCCCAACTCCG GAAGCAGATAAATAAACTACGATCAGAAATGTCAAAGCTTGGTGTGCTCTTAAAGGAAGAAAACCCAGGTGAGTTCAGAGAGAGCACAGAAAGTTCTGGAGATAATGACAAGCACGATAACCTGCACCAGACTGTGAAAGTCCTCCGCTCAGAGGCCCGAAGACACCGCAAAGTTGTACGCCTGTTAAAGGCGCAACTACAGCACAATACAAAAGCAAATACAGACAGTGAGCCAGGGGTTGACACAAAACTGCTCGACAGCATGGCTGAAAAGATGGAGCGTCTGCGGGAGGAGTATGAGATCACTCAGAGGCATGCTGCCAGTCTAGAGGACAGGATAAAGGAGATGCAGAACGGAGAAAGAAACGAGGGTAGGGAACGAGAagaggagaaagaaaggaaaaagaaaggcaGACCGGACCAAAGCAGAAAGTCGAACAAAAACCTGAAGCATGCA GCGTACACCAAATCACGGCTACCAGTAGCAGTAAGACCCACAAAGCAAAGGGACAGGAATGAGCGTGAGACAGAGGAAAGTACTGAGCACTTTAGCACAACAGATTCAGAGCAGCCCAGTGTAAGGAGCAGAGCCCTCAGTGATGCAGTCCTTCAAAGTTCTCCAGGCAGCAGCTTAGATGCTCTTTCGGATTCGGATTCCAGACGAAACACACAACCTGAACAGGCTGAACAAAACTGTAACGCCAGGCAACATTCGAAAACAGTGTCTGACTTTCCACAATCAGAACTCCTGTCTCAGTTGGAGTTACTGAACCAGGAGTGTCAGGAGAAGGAAAGTCTCATCTCCCAGCTGCAATTTCAGATGCGGAATTGGGAAGGTCTCCAAGCTGAGCTTCAGGAGAAGGAACGGATCAATGGACAGTACCTGGAAGCCTTGCATGCAGCAGAGTCCACAATTGCTTACCTTACAGCTTGTAACCTGGATTCTGAAAGCGGGCTGGGGCAGACTGGGTTGGGATCTGATCCATCACTGCAGCAGCAATGCACTGAGCTTGAAAAAGATGTGCAGGAGAAAGATCAAATCAACGCTCAGCTGCTAGAATGCTTAAACATGGTCGAGGCTGCAATTGCATCACTGATCTCAGCTGATATGCCTGTAAGCCACTTCTCTGGTCAGAATGACCCACAAGCATTGTGTGACAGGCTTGAGGGCCTGCTCAGCCAGATCAAGGTCCTACAGGAGCAGAAAAATACTTCCACTGGCACTCTCAAGGAATTGCATTTCCCAGATGGAAGTTCAGTACCGGACCTGCAACGCCAAGCTGAGACCCTTCAGGAATCACTGTTGGAGCAGTGCAGGCTGAATGCGGAGTTGCAGGAAAAGCTCAGGACTGCAGAAGAAACCATTACGAAACTGTCTGCTCAACACACCGGTGCTACCAAAGGCCAGGAACTGATTTGCAGCCACAAGTGTGCAAGTCCACAACAGGAGACGGTACATGAATATGAAGAGGGACAGCACAGACTGGCTGCATGTCTGGCTGAGTGTATTGCAGCAGCAGAACAAGCTGTCGGGTCTCTTGCAGATTACGGTTCAAGGTCCGATCAGGTCCCACATACTCCTGAAATCTCGACTAACACCGATCTTGAACAGAACTTTGACAGGCTACAGAGGGCACTTTTGGAAAGAGATAAGTTTGGGCATCCCGGCAGTGCAGATATGAGTCACAGCACTATTGTGGGTCCACTCCAACACCAACCAGTACAGCATGTCTTACAGAGTTCAGGTGCTGCACAACAGAAGACAAGCACCCCGATTTCCCAAGGACAGCAGAAAAAGGGACAGGAGAATATATCAGAATCTTGGGATCCTGATCATTCGGGAAGTCCAAACCTGAACCTCCACAAGAATCTCACATTGCTCGTCCAGATCTTTAAACACTATGCTCAGAAAGTTCGGGAGCTGGAGGAGGCGCTTAAAGTTGAGCAAGGACGAGGCCTTAAGGGAGGTGATGGGCAAAATCCTGAGGATGTTGCCCAGTTGAGGAGCTTGCAGAGGGCCCTTAAAGAGAAGCAGAAAATGTGTCAGAAGCTGGAGGAGAAACTGGCTACAGCTCAGTCCATCATTGCTCTGCAGGGCTCATCCAAGAGGGACAAAAACTCAGAGCGACGCAAAG CACCTCACGGTGAACGGGATGATAAAGGCATTCAGGTGGATGCACAGGACCTCGGCTACGAGACAAGTGGAAGGAGTGAGACGGAGGTGGAAAGAGAGGAGGGCAGTAGTACAG ATGTAGATGGTGTTGTTGGTTTGGACCCCGCTCTCTCTGGATTCACCTCAGCAGACAATCTGGACACTACAGCATCCAGCCCGTCTTATCCGAGCTCCCCTGATCTTAGCTCTCCCCGGCCACACGACCCAAAATCTGGCCCCAAATCTGCCCACATTGATGAGCTCTTGCAACTCAGGGCACAAGTTGAAAGTCAACATAAGGTCATTGCACATCTCCGGCGACTGCTGCCCAAGAAATATCCGACTTCCAAGGTTCTGAGTGTGACCTCTGGCACTGCAAGCtgtgaggaagaagaggaaagaGCAGCAACGAAGGCTCAGATTTCCCATCTACCCACTGAACTGGAGAGAGAGCATACCATCAACAGGAGTAATTGTAATTCTCCATCCAA GATGGAGTCTCTGGTCCAGTCTCAAGCACGAGAGTTGTGTGAGTTGCGTGAACAAATTAGAGTCTCGCGTACACTCGGTGTTCAACAGCGCAGACAGTTGCTGGAGCTTCGAGAGGCACTAGAGGATCTGATGCAACCCAACGATAGGCAGAGCACCCCGTATGCAACACTCCAGAAACACCTGGACCGGAGTCTCTGCCTATTCGATAAACTGGATCAAG CAGAAAAAGACGACCGTGTAGAAAAAGACGAGCCTCTAAGCCGAGAGCTAGCTCAGAG GTTAACTACAGAGCTTCAGGAAAAGGAGAAGCTCATTCAGCAGCTAAAGGATCAGCTGCATGGCAAAGTTTACAGTATGCATCAGGAATTGGAATCTGAGATGAGTGACAGGATGTCTAACGACAGCACTGTTTCTGTACACGACAGCCTGCACGAGTTTCACACACCCACCTCCAGGAGAGCAACTGAAG gcatGAAGAAATCCAGTGTCAAGTGTGTTCCTGACGCTGAACCCCGACCTTCACCTGTCTGTGTGGAAGATGACTTGAATAGGTCTCGTTGCGATGAGGCAAATCTTTTTAATCTACAATGTGATAACGGCCGTCTGCAAGAACAACTGAGAAAGAGTGAAGAGCTTAATGCCACACTGAGGAGTGAGCTTGACCTCACTCACTCCATCCTTGCgcacacacagagtcagagcCCCACGGAAACCAAACATGCTCACACTCAGAGCAGCTCATTAGTTACACACTCCCAGAGCCAAGCTCCAGATAGCCAGCAGGCTCAACAGGAAGCAGCCCATGCAAGCATCagcccag ATTTGTTAATGGAGCACCTCCAGGAAGTTCGAGCTCTACGTCAGCGTCTGGAGGAAACAATACGCACTAATGAAAGACTCCGAGAGCAGCTAGAAAGAAAACTTCAGCAGGCTGAGAGAGACCCAG cAGATACACACATCTTTATTTCTGGGTCACAAGATTCGACTAAGCTGAATAGTGATGTGCGTTACCTTTGGGCTCAGAACCACACACTTAAAGAACAGCTAAACCAGGCAGCCAgag acaAACAGAAGGAGAATGACTGTTTGAGGGAGACTTTGTCCAGACGCACTGCCAAACTTGAGCTCAGCAGAAAAGAGTGTGAAACCTTGCGTGAGGAATGCGCACACTTGCAGAACAGCCTGTTCAG GTTGCAGTGTGAGCAAAATCTCCAAAAGCAGCAGTTGGCAGACACACAACAGCTTCTACAATCTGTACAAGTTGAACTTCAAGTGCACGAACAGATCAGGAGCTcaatacacacccacacag AAGAGGAGCGTGGTGGTTCTGAGTCCTCTGAAGTGGATCTAAGGGAGTTATTGAGTGAAGTACGAAGTCTGCGTCTGCAGCTGGAGAGAAGTATCCAGACCAACACAGCGCTGAGACACAAACTGGAACAACAACTAGTCAGCCAACCAGATCCTCCATCTACTATCAATATCAACTATCTACTCTCTCAAGCAG ATGAAGGAGTTAACTCAGAGATGCTACGCCAGCATTCACACACAGACCTGTCTAGCGTTGCATATG ACAGTGGAAGCTCTGAGCAAGGTGGTTCTCCGACTTTGTCCCGCCTGGTTCCCGGTCACCGACTGTGGGCAGATCGTCACGGGCGTCATGTTCTAGGCCTTATAGAGGATTACAGCGCTCTCAGCAAACAGATCAGAGAGGCCAAGAGAATCACTGCAGCCATGGATCAACAACTGCAGGACAGG ttggtgGAATGTGCAGGTTTTTCGGGCAGTGTGAGCACCATGCAGCAGGTGCTGGAGGAAGCTGGGCGACTGCTAAAACTGCTCTGGCGAGTATCACTTCCTGCaggagaccacacacacacacagcag